The following proteins are encoded in a genomic region of Bos javanicus breed banteng chromosome 20, ARS-OSU_banteng_1.0, whole genome shotgun sequence:
- the PANK3 gene encoding pantothenate kinase 3, whose product MKIKDAKKPSFPWFGMDIGGTLVKLSYFEPIDITAEEEQEEVESLKSIRKYLTSNVAYGSTGIRDVHLELKDLTLFGRRGNLHFIRFPTQDLPTFIQMGRDKNFSTLHTVLCATGGGAYKFEKDFRTIGNLHLHKLDELDCLVKGLLYIDSVSFNGQAECYYFANASEPERCQKMPFNLDDPYPLLVVNIGSGVSILAVHSKDNYKRVTGTSLGGGTFLGLCSLLTGCESFEEALEMASKGDSTQADKLVRDIYGGDYERFGLPGWAVASSFGNMIYKEKRESVSKEDLARATLVTITNNIGSIARMCAVNEKINRVVFVGNFLRVNTLSMKLLAYALDYWSKGQLKALFLEHEGYFGAVGALLGLPNFS is encoded by the exons ATGAAGATCAAGGATGCCAAGAAACCCT CTTTCCCGTGGTTTGGCATGGACATCGGGGGAACTCTGGTAAAGCTATCATATTTTGAACCTATTGATATCACAGCAGAGGAAGAACAAGAAGAAGTTGAGAGCTTAAAAAGTATCCGGAAATATTTGACTTCTAATGTAGCATATGGATCCACTGGTATTCGGGATGTACACCTTGAACTGAAAGATTTAACACTTTTTGGCCGGAGAGGGAACTTGCACTTTATCAGATTTCCAACCCAGGACCTGCCTACTTTTATCCAAATGGGAAGAGATAAAAACTTCTCAACATTACACACGGTGCTATGTGCTACAGGAGGTGGTGCTTACAAGTTTGAAAAAGATTTTCGCACA ATTGGAAACCTCCACCTGCACAAACTGGATGAACTTGACTGCCTTGTGAAGGGCTTGCTGTACATAGACTCTGTCAGTTTCAATGGACAAGCAGAGTGCTATTATTTTGCTAATGCCTCAGAACCTGAGAGGTGCCAAAAGATGCCTTTTAACCTGGACGATCCCTATCCGCTCCTGGTAGTGAACATTGGTTCGGGAGTCAGTATTTTAGCAGTCCATTCCAAAGACAACTATAAACGAGTAACCGGAACAAG ccTTGGAGGGGGTACCTTTCTGGGTTTATGTAGCTTGTTGACTGGCTGTGAAAGTTTTGAAGAGGCTCTTGAAATGGCATCGAAAGGTGACAGCACGCAAGCTGACAAACTCGTCCGTGATATTTACGGGGGAGATTATGAAAGATTTGGTCTGCCTGGCTGGGCCGTGGCATCTAG TTTTGGGAATATGATTTATAAGGAGAAGCGAGAATCTGTTAGTAAAGAAGATCTAGCAAGAGCTACTTTAGTTACTATCACCAATAACATTGGTTCTATAGCACGAATGTGTGCTGTTAATGAG aaaataaacagagtTGTCTTTGTTGGAAACTTTTTGCGTGTCAATACTCTCTCAATGAAACTTTTGGCATATGCACTGGACTATTGGTCAAAAGGTCAACTGAAAGCGTTATTTCTGGAGCATGAG gGATATTTTGGAGCAGTCGGTGCACTTCTTGGTCTGCCAAATTTCAGCTAA